A DNA window from uncultured Methanoregula sp. contains the following coding sequences:
- a CDS encoding RNA-binding protein: MKKIVLKKRHSVRKSQGADLLNRLAEQIGPSASLFRADMIEVLETNAEISLFMVNKKPFLMDNGTWVFPTLKGAVQLPFPERRVTVDAGAIPYVVNGADIMRPGIVSVTDDVKAGLPVQIVDERHGKPLAIGIALLDAPEIRASTAGKMVKKFHHVGDEIWNMEF; the protein is encoded by the coding sequence ATGAAAAAGATCGTACTCAAGAAACGCCATTCCGTCCGGAAAAGTCAGGGTGCCGACCTGCTGAACCGGCTTGCGGAACAGATCGGTCCGTCGGCTTCCCTCTTTCGCGCGGATATGATCGAGGTGCTGGAGACCAATGCGGAGATCTCGCTTTTTATGGTCAACAAGAAGCCGTTTCTTATGGACAACGGAACCTGGGTCTTTCCCACGCTCAAAGGTGCCGTGCAGCTGCCGTTCCCTGAGCGCCGGGTGACCGTGGATGCCGGGGCAATTCCGTATGTTGTCAACGGTGCAGATATCATGCGGCCGGGCATCGTGTCCGTGACCGATGACGTGAAGGCAGGTCTCCCGGTCCAGATCGTGGACGAGCGGCACGGCAAGCCGCTTGCTATCGGGATCGCGCTCCTGGATGCGCCCGAAATACGGGCAAGTACGGCAGGCAAGATGGTCAAAAAGTTCCATCACGTCGGGGACGAGATCTGGAACATGGAATTCTGA
- the sepF gene encoding cell division protein SepF, protein MVKIIDTLLGKSASSSDDDYMELDLASYEEHSAGSPALLVKIATITDLKDTPRVKDEVYSGNIVIVDISRLKMDKISYERVLKDLKEVAKDVNGDIIGLGDQRYVVLTPMSVKISRDKIGG, encoded by the coding sequence ATGGTTAAGATCATAGACACCCTTCTTGGAAAAAGCGCCTCGAGTTCGGATGACGATTACATGGAACTCGACCTCGCATCCTACGAGGAGCACTCCGCCGGATCTCCCGCTCTCCTCGTGAAGATTGCAACAATCACCGACCTCAAGGACACCCCCCGGGTCAAGGACGAGGTCTACTCCGGCAATATCGTGATCGTGGACATCTCCCGGCTGAAAATGGACAAGATCTCCTATGAGCGTGTCTTAAAAGATCTCAAGGAAGTTGCAAAGGATGTCAACGGGGACATCATCGGCCTTGGCGACCAGCGCTATGTTGTCTTAACCCCGATGTCGGTCAAGATCTCCCGCGACAAGATCGGTGGATAA
- a CDS encoding ZPR1 zinc finger domain-containing protein, with product METRVPGPCPCCNTEIQYLYKTENIPYFSDILIISAICDKCGYKFVDTQLLKHGEPCRHTLAISTEDDLAARVIRSMSASIEIPELGVRIDPGPVCQGFVSNFEGVLDRVEQVVQGAFRWGTEEEKANATQLLADMAKVKCGLLPVTLILEDPCGNSAIVSDNVTKEPYTPEDE from the coding sequence GTGGAAACAAGAGTCCCGGGACCGTGTCCGTGCTGCAATACTGAAATCCAATATCTGTATAAGACAGAAAATATTCCCTATTTTTCTGATATTCTTATCATTTCGGCCATCTGCGACAAGTGCGGTTATAAATTCGTTGATACCCAGCTCTTAAAGCATGGCGAGCCGTGCCGCCATACCCTTGCGATCTCGACCGAGGATGATCTTGCGGCCCGTGTTATCCGGAGCATGAGCGCCAGCATCGAGATCCCCGAGCTCGGAGTCCGGATCGACCCGGGTCCCGTATGCCAGGGTTTTGTCTCGAACTTCGAGGGGGTTCTCGACCGCGTCGAGCAGGTTGTCCAGGGGGCCTTCCGGTGGGGTACTGAGGAAGAGAAGGCAAACGCCACCCAGCTGCTCGCCGACATGGCGAAAGTGAAATGCGGGCTCCTGCCGGTGACTCTCATCCTTGAAGACCCGTGCGGGAACAGCGCTATCGTCTCGGACAATGTGACAAAAGAACCCTATACGCCGGAAGACGAGTGA
- a CDS encoding LamG domain-containing protein: protein MDAIPARRFIRILAALLFLFILTGGACAAGPANDLPVDPGVYLNFNEGSGVTAFDLSGHGTSGTIFGAGRADNAACGQAMIFNGIGDYVSIPYNSANHPGDAITVSTWFYTDSFEPQTLVSSYQDGGYRLGFGDGNDLWWSINLQGSGEISVPVQHESIAPHQWHYVAATYNGKSSKIYLDGILMNQVNASGPIHYEYENYVMLGADAGTYDQPARVCPRYFRGGLDEVRIYPAALTTSQIIDDKLRCTPGAIAAPFGKPILTNAAAACIYNSGSLHLGPGESALRTLTFSASNETGAWNISLPPGSTLEVQVRDHYSSSDPDAWYAEVADEKGRLDRIVAFANTNSRPIAGTIASGNATANVKYFDGKSRFPITVDVLFSSRTPPQPPSVPVITPQNILSNPIIVIYSASWATLIAILLVVIWLHWRNRAEKK from the coding sequence ATGGATGCCATACCAGCCCGGAGATTCATAAGGATCCTTGCCGCACTGCTCTTTTTATTCATCCTCACCGGGGGTGCCTGCGCTGCCGGCCCCGCAAACGATCTGCCGGTGGATCCCGGTGTATATCTCAACTTCAACGAAGGCAGCGGGGTAACTGCATTCGATCTCTCCGGGCACGGGACTTCCGGCACCATATTCGGTGCGGGCCGGGCAGACAACGCGGCCTGCGGGCAGGCGATGATCTTCAATGGCATCGGGGATTATGTCAGTATCCCGTACAATTCGGCAAATCACCCGGGAGATGCGATCACGGTCTCGACCTGGTTCTACACGGATTCGTTCGAACCGCAGACCCTCGTATCAAGTTACCAGGACGGGGGTTACCGGCTTGGGTTCGGCGACGGGAACGATCTCTGGTGGAGCATCAATCTCCAGGGTTCGGGCGAGATCTCGGTGCCGGTCCAGCACGAGAGCATCGCCCCGCACCAGTGGCATTACGTAGCCGCCACCTATAACGGGAAGAGCTCAAAAATCTACCTGGACGGCATCCTCATGAACCAGGTGAATGCCTCGGGGCCGATCCACTATGAATACGAAAACTACGTGATGCTCGGGGCCGATGCCGGGACGTACGATCAGCCCGCACGGGTCTGTCCCCGTTACTTCCGGGGAGGACTTGACGAGGTGAGGATCTACCCTGCCGCCCTGACCACGAGCCAGATTATCGACGACAAGCTCCGCTGTACCCCGGGTGCGATCGCTGCTCCGTTCGGAAAACCGATCCTGACCAATGCGGCTGCAGCCTGCATCTACAATTCGGGATCGCTCCACCTGGGCCCGGGGGAAAGTGCCCTGCGGACCCTCACGTTCTCCGCATCAAACGAGACCGGCGCCTGGAATATCAGTCTCCCTCCCGGCTCCACGCTTGAAGTCCAGGTCAGGGATCACTATTCTTCATCCGATCCCGATGCCTGGTATGCTGAAGTAGCCGACGAGAAGGGCCGGCTCGACCGGATCGTTGCCTTCGCCAACACGAACAGCCGCCCTATAGCAGGAACCATCGCTTCCGGCAATGCCACGGCGAACGTGAAGTATTTCGATGGGAAAAGCCGGTTCCCGATCACCGTGGACGTCTTGTTCAGCAGCCGTACGCCCCCGCAGCCCCCGTCCGTCCCGGTCATCACCCCCCAGAATATCCTGAGCAACCCGATCATTGTCATCTATTCAGCATCCTGGGCCACCCTGATCGCCATCCTGCTGGTGGTCATCTGGCTGCACTGGCGGAACCGGGCGGAGAAAAAATAA
- a CDS encoding FAD-dependent oxidoreductase: protein MMTKVTVYSTQNCPYCRMAKAFLDQYRVPYESIDVGADTAAAKKMIDLSGQRGVPVIVVDDEVIVGFDAQRLNELFGETTGEETSDVLIIGAGPAGLTAGVYCARKMLSTRIISENIGGQALESWAIENYMGYRMVSGEDLMKKFEEQARNLNIRLDLDRVTSITREGELFVVGTLSGAAIRAKSLILTQGNKPRKLGIANEEQFLGRGLSICSTCDGPLYKGKRVAIVGGGNSAVQTAIEMSNIASSVSLIVRSTIKADPVYAERLSGQKNITVHLNTHISALQGDKFLSGITLKDENGREQTISLDGVFIEIGWLPNTEMVEGLLDLNAKKEIVVDINGKTSLPGIFAAGDVTNVHSKQIIIAAGDGAKAALEAYEYLMKKSEK from the coding sequence ATGATGACCAAGGTTACCGTCTATTCCACCCAGAACTGCCCGTACTGCCGGATGGCAAAAGCATTCCTGGATCAATACCGCGTGCCGTACGAGAGTATCGATGTGGGGGCCGATACCGCAGCTGCAAAGAAGATGATCGACCTCTCGGGGCAGCGGGGGGTCCCGGTCATTGTCGTGGATGACGAGGTGATCGTCGGCTTCGATGCCCAGCGTCTCAACGAGCTCTTCGGGGAGACGACCGGGGAAGAGACGAGCGATGTGCTCATCATCGGCGCAGGCCCCGCGGGCCTCACCGCCGGGGTCTACTGCGCCAGGAAGATGCTCTCCACCCGGATCATCAGCGAGAACATCGGGGGCCAGGCGCTGGAGTCCTGGGCCATCGAGAACTACATGGGATACCGGATGGTATCCGGTGAAGACCTGATGAAGAAGTTCGAGGAACAGGCCCGGAACCTCAATATCCGGCTCGACCTTGACCGGGTAACCTCCATCACCCGTGAAGGGGAGCTCTTTGTTGTCGGGACGCTCTCGGGTGCAGCAATCCGGGCAAAGTCCCTGATCCTGACGCAGGGCAACAAGCCCCGGAAACTGGGCATTGCAAACGAAGAACAGTTCCTGGGCCGCGGCCTCTCGATCTGCTCCACCTGCGACGGCCCGCTCTACAAGGGAAAACGGGTGGCGATTGTCGGGGGCGGCAACTCGGCAGTCCAGACCGCAATCGAGATGAGCAACATTGCCAGCTCCGTCAGCCTGATCGTCCGGAGCACGATCAAGGCCGACCCGGTCTATGCGGAGAGGCTGAGCGGGCAAAAGAACATCACCGTCCATCTCAATACTCACATATCAGCGCTCCAGGGCGACAAGTTCCTCTCGGGAATCACCCTGAAGGACGAGAATGGCCGGGAACAGACGATCAGTCTCGACGGGGTCTTCATCGAGATCGGCTGGCTGCCCAACACGGAGATGGTGGAAGGGCTCCTTGACCTCAACGCGAAAAAGGAGATCGTTGTGGACATCAACGGGAAGACGAGCCTTCCGGGCATCTTTGCGGCAGGGGACGTGACGAATGTCCACAGCAAGCAGATCATCATCGCAGCAGGCGACGGGGCAAAAGCGGCGCTCGAAGCGTACGAGTACCTGATGAAGAAGTCTGAAAAATAA
- the tfrB gene encoding fumarate reductase (CoM/CoB) subunit TfrB → MKDLNVRVRRFDPDKDKAPHLENYTVKVNDGARVLNVLHAIHDTIDPTLSYRYSCASGQCGSCAVRVNGEPVLACMEEAEDNITIEPLNLSIKKDLVTDLVPRLEQIASLVPGKETVLPKKADIDAIKPLKDCIECLCCVSACPAVDVTKFLGPTAMRQEMRLVLDPRDSGDRVSDAVRDGLFTCTTCQACWKVCPKEIQTPAKAIEKLRAFANKRGFTLPRHQEVAALVKATGRSVPRTAESFLEKVGTVIEPEGPVKATVGLFIGCVYNLRQQQSALDAMEVLKRNGIRVIIPKEQVCCGSPLIRTGQLEYVEELKQRNIETFRSRGIDTVLTMCAGCGSTLKHDYQTPFAVIDINELLTKYGIEPPARLPIRATYHDPCHLMRGQGIRDQPRELIRQVVNLVEMPSICCGSGGGVRSGNPEEAAALGKRRGEEIAKTGAEIVITSCPFCEFHIQGHTDKPVKNIATVLLEGYREKDRKKG, encoded by the coding sequence ATGAAGGACCTGAATGTGCGGGTCCGGCGATTCGACCCGGACAAGGACAAAGCGCCGCATCTTGAGAATTATACCGTTAAGGTGAACGATGGGGCCCGGGTCCTCAACGTCCTCCACGCGATCCACGACACCATCGACCCCACGCTCTCGTACCGTTACTCCTGCGCCTCGGGTCAGTGCGGGAGCTGTGCGGTGCGGGTGAACGGCGAGCCGGTCCTTGCCTGCATGGAGGAGGCAGAGGACAATATCACGATCGAGCCCCTGAACCTCAGCATCAAAAAAGATCTCGTCACCGATCTCGTGCCTCGGCTCGAACAGATCGCCTCCCTTGTGCCCGGGAAGGAGACCGTGCTCCCGAAGAAAGCCGATATCGATGCGATAAAACCCTTGAAAGACTGCATCGAGTGCCTCTGCTGTGTCTCGGCCTGCCCGGCCGTTGATGTGACAAAGTTCCTCGGGCCCACCGCGATGCGCCAGGAGATGCGCCTGGTCCTCGATCCCCGGGACAGCGGCGACCGGGTCTCGGATGCGGTCCGGGACGGCCTCTTTACCTGCACCACCTGCCAGGCCTGCTGGAAGGTCTGCCCGAAAGAGATCCAGACCCCGGCAAAAGCGATCGAGAAACTCCGGGCATTTGCCAACAAACGGGGCTTCACCCTTCCCCGGCACCAGGAAGTGGCGGCGCTCGTGAAGGCAACGGGCAGGAGTGTTCCCCGGACTGCCGAGTCGTTCCTGGAGAAGGTGGGGACGGTCATCGAGCCGGAGGGACCCGTGAAAGCAACGGTAGGCCTGTTCATCGGCTGCGTATACAATCTCCGGCAGCAGCAGTCGGCGCTCGATGCCATGGAAGTCCTGAAGCGCAACGGGATCCGGGTCATCATCCCCAAAGAGCAGGTCTGCTGCGGCTCGCCCCTCATACGGACCGGCCAGCTCGAGTACGTGGAGGAACTCAAACAGCGCAACATCGAGACGTTCCGGTCTCGGGGTATCGACACCGTCCTGACCATGTGCGCCGGCTGCGGCTCAACGCTGAAGCACGATTACCAGACCCCGTTTGCGGTGATCGACATCAACGAGCTCCTCACCAAATACGGGATCGAGCCCCCGGCACGCCTCCCGATCAGGGCAACGTACCATGATCCCTGCCACCTGATGCGGGGGCAGGGCATCCGCGACCAGCCCCGGGAGCTGATCCGGCAGGTGGTCAATCTCGTGGAGATGCCGTCCATCTGCTGCGGCTCGGGAGGAGGCGTCCGGTCCGGGAACCCGGAGGAGGCGGCCGCGCTCGGGAAGCGGAGGGGTGAGGAGATCGCAAAGACCGGCGCGGAGATCGTCATCACCTCCTGCCCGTTCTGCGAGTTCCATATCCAGGGCCACACCGATAAGCCGGTCAAGAATATCGCCACCGTCCTTCTCGAAGGTTACCGGGAGAAGGACCGGAAAAAAGGATAA
- the tfrA gene encoding fumarate reductase (CoM/CoB) subunit TfrA has protein sequence MLADEVVDCHVLVIGSGGAGVRAAIEASQYGDVVLLSKTIVGKGGCTTMAEGGFNAVLREEDSCGIHFEDTMKGGAFLNNPELVQILVREAPLRMGDLVKWGAVFDFTDNDEVAQRPFGGQRFPRTCYAGDRTGHEMMMTLVDRLSSAMHQSGGKGITLLQEYTVIDLLKDGDAVIGALALDEKGRLVVMKADSTILATGGGTKVYDISTNSSSGTGDGYAMGYRAGAELIDMEMIQFHPTGAVFPYDARGRLVTEAVRGEGGILRNSLGERFMKTYDPARLELSTRDVVARSIATEILKGRGTANGGVYLDVTHLPRDQIETRLPVMLEQFLKFGVDIRTTPMEVAPTAHHIMGGLRITPECRTTLPGLYACGEVSGGVHGANRLGGNALAETQVFGKRAGESAGKAAKRQKTVDERQVEAWQKRLDGFLAGNTNPAQIRKKLQSAMWQGAGIFRNAAALEETTRTIKQLQAISLKAASAQNLSECCILQNMNLVASLICRSALLRTESRGAHVRTDVAATHDAEHSPFGHTFISTAREGIETREAKA, from the coding sequence ATGCTTGCAGATGAGGTTGTGGATTGCCATGTGCTGGTGATCGGGAGCGGAGGGGCAGGAGTCCGGGCTGCGATCGAGGCCTCGCAGTATGGCGATGTGGTGCTCCTCTCCAAGACGATCGTGGGCAAGGGGGGCTGCACCACGATGGCGGAAGGCGGGTTCAACGCAGTGCTCCGGGAAGAAGATTCCTGCGGGATCCATTTCGAGGACACGATGAAAGGCGGGGCATTTTTAAACAACCCTGAGCTCGTGCAGATCCTTGTCCGGGAAGCCCCGCTCCGGATGGGCGATCTCGTGAAATGGGGAGCGGTCTTCGATTTCACGGACAACGACGAGGTTGCCCAGCGGCCGTTCGGCGGCCAGCGGTTCCCCCGCACCTGTTATGCCGGCGACCGGACCGGCCACGAGATGATGATGACGCTCGTGGACCGGCTCTCGTCAGCCATGCACCAGTCCGGAGGTAAAGGCATCACGCTCCTGCAGGAATATACAGTCATCGACCTGCTGAAAGACGGGGATGCCGTCATCGGGGCGCTGGCTCTTGACGAGAAAGGTCGTCTCGTGGTCATGAAAGCGGACAGCACTATTCTCGCGACCGGTGGCGGGACAAAGGTCTACGATATCTCCACCAACTCGTCGAGCGGCACGGGCGACGGGTACGCGATGGGATACCGGGCCGGGGCCGAGCTCATCGACATGGAGATGATCCAGTTCCACCCGACAGGGGCAGTCTTCCCCTACGATGCCCGGGGGCGGCTCGTGACCGAAGCAGTCCGGGGCGAGGGGGGGATCCTCAGGAATTCACTGGGAGAGCGGTTCATGAAGACCTATGACCCGGCCCGGTTGGAACTCTCCACCCGCGACGTGGTGGCCCGGTCCATCGCAACCGAGATCCTCAAAGGCCGGGGAACCGCCAATGGCGGCGTATATCTCGATGTCACCCACCTGCCCCGCGATCAGATCGAGACCCGGCTGCCGGTGATGCTCGAACAGTTCCTCAAGTTCGGCGTGGATATCCGGACAACCCCGATGGAAGTGGCTCCGACTGCACACCATATCATGGGAGGTCTCCGGATCACGCCCGAATGCCGGACAACGCTTCCGGGGCTCTATGCCTGCGGGGAAGTCTCCGGGGGAGTCCACGGCGCCAACCGGCTGGGCGGCAATGCCCTTGCCGAGACGCAGGTCTTCGGGAAACGCGCCGGGGAATCGGCGGGAAAAGCAGCAAAGAGGCAGAAGACCGTGGACGAGCGGCAGGTCGAGGCCTGGCAGAAGCGCCTCGACGGGTTCCTTGCCGGGAACACGAACCCTGCACAGATAAGAAAGAAACTCCAGAGTGCGATGTGGCAGGGGGCCGGCATCTTCCGGAACGCCGCTGCTCTTGAGGAGACGACAAGGACGATCAAGCAGCTCCAGGCGATCAGCCTCAAAGCAGCATCGGCGCAGAACCTCTCTGAGTGCTGCATTCTCCAGAACATGAACCTGGTTGCCTCGCTCATCTGTCGCTCTGCCCTGCTCAGGACGGAATCGCGGGGAGCGCACGTCCGTACCGATGTCGCTGCAACCCATGATGCGGAACACTCGCCCTTCGGCCACACGTTCATCTCGACTGCCCGCGAAGGGATAGAGACACGGGAGGCAAAAGCATGA
- a CDS encoding aspartate kinase — MKFGGTSVADAQCIRRVVDILEQHHKAGDEVAVVVSAQRGVTDQLIEIAGKLPTAKDDSAIAPLIQALSKRHMLTLEGAAPDQVAVVGAELEERLISLQSILFAIYNLRELTPRSRDHIISFGERLLAPIVSAAIRERGIASTVLDGCEAGILTTAQHGESTSLPESDERIQRRVGPLLKKEIPVIMGFMGCTREGILTTLGRSGSDYSASIIGAGIDADEIWIWTDVDGIMTCDPRVINDARVMPSLSYLEVMELSYFGAKVMHPRSIEPAMRKNILVRVKNTFNPTHPGTVIVRNGQRDNRVVKALTYIDKVAAININGAQMIGRPGVAKAIFTILADHEVNVMMISQGSSEANISLIVDESHLAAAVAALSDLMKQGVVREVSHNPDVCAVAVVGAGMAGAPGTGGRIFTALGAAEINVMMISQGSSEANISFVVHQNDGPRAVRVLHDEFHLSEASDE; from the coding sequence ATGAAATTCGGCGGAACATCCGTTGCCGATGCCCAGTGTATCCGGCGCGTTGTGGATATTCTCGAACAGCACCATAAAGCCGGTGACGAAGTGGCAGTCGTGGTCTCCGCCCAGCGGGGCGTGACCGACCAGCTCATCGAGATTGCCGGAAAACTTCCCACTGCAAAGGACGATTCCGCCATCGCGCCCCTGATCCAGGCCCTCAGCAAGCGGCACATGCTGACCCTCGAAGGAGCAGCGCCAGACCAGGTTGCCGTGGTTGGTGCAGAGCTGGAAGAGCGGCTCATCAGCCTCCAGAGCATCCTTTTTGCCATCTATAATCTGCGGGAACTCACTCCCCGCTCCAGGGATCATATCATCTCGTTCGGGGAACGCCTGCTTGCTCCCATTGTGAGCGCTGCAATCCGGGAACGGGGCATTGCGTCAACGGTCCTGGACGGGTGCGAAGCCGGGATCCTCACCACCGCCCAGCATGGCGAATCCACCTCGCTTCCCGAGAGCGACGAGCGGATCCAGCGCCGCGTAGGGCCGCTGCTTAAAAAAGAGATCCCGGTCATCATGGGATTCATGGGATGCACCCGCGAGGGAATCCTCACCACCCTTGGCCGGAGCGGCTCGGACTACTCGGCCTCCATCATCGGCGCCGGTATCGATGCCGACGAGATCTGGATCTGGACCGATGTGGACGGGATCATGACCTGCGATCCCCGGGTCATCAACGATGCCCGCGTCATGCCCTCCCTTTCCTACCTGGAAGTCATGGAACTCTCGTACTTCGGGGCAAAAGTGATGCACCCCCGGTCCATCGAACCCGCGATGCGCAAGAACATCCTTGTCCGGGTCAAGAACACCTTCAACCCGACCCATCCCGGCACGGTAATCGTCAGGAACGGCCAGCGGGACAACCGGGTGGTCAAAGCCCTCACCTACATCGACAAGGTTGCCGCCATCAACATCAACGGGGCCCAGATGATCGGGAGGCCCGGCGTTGCAAAAGCGATCTTCACGATCCTTGCCGACCACGAAGTGAACGTGATGATGATCTCTCAGGGTTCAAGCGAGGCGAACATCTCGCTAATCGTTGACGAGTCCCACCTGGCAGCAGCAGTTGCGGCCCTCTCCGATCTCATGAAACAGGGAGTTGTCCGGGAAGTCTCCCACAACCCTGATGTCTGTGCGGTCGCCGTGGTGGGAGCGGGTATGGCGGGCGCACCGGGAACCGGTGGCCGGATCTTCACCGCCCTTGGCGCTGCGGAGATCAACGTGATGATGATCTCTCAGGGTTCAAGCGAGGCGAACATCTCGTTCGTTGTCCACCAGAACGACGGCCCCCGGGCGGTCCGCGTGCTGCACGATGAATTCCACCTCTCGGAGGCAAGCGATGAGTAA
- the purM gene encoding phosphoribosylformylglycinamidine cyclo-ligase — MSNNAYAAAGVDIDLEATAIKSLIKNLSFKRKGAARMMGSVGHFAGLIDFGEMALALTTDGVGTKMLVADQMADWSTVGIDCIAMNVNDLYVMNVEPVAFVDYIATDQLSIEKMAQIGIGLNEGAKQANIDIVGGETASLKGLVNGLDLAGTCLGMQKKDKIIAGDKIKPGDTIIGVSSTGVHSNGLSLARRVVEKYAGYDKKFKGKKTFGQELLTPTRIYHESLSVAASCTVHGMCHVTGGGLLNFKRLSEYGFLFDTPITPPEIFSWIQKAGDIAPGEMYRTFNMGMGYAYVVPKKSVPCVLEMVKGAQVVGKVIEEPGAWLGKIEIT; from the coding sequence ATGAGTAACAATGCGTATGCGGCAGCGGGCGTGGATATCGATCTCGAAGCAACCGCGATCAAGTCGTTAATCAAGAACCTCTCCTTCAAGCGGAAAGGTGCCGCCAGGATGATGGGATCGGTAGGTCACTTTGCCGGGCTCATCGATTTCGGCGAGATGGCGCTCGCGCTTACCACGGACGGCGTGGGCACGAAGATGCTCGTTGCCGACCAGATGGCCGACTGGAGCACGGTCGGTATCGACTGCATAGCAATGAACGTCAATGATCTCTATGTCATGAACGTGGAACCGGTGGCGTTTGTCGATTATATCGCAACCGACCAGCTCTCGATTGAGAAGATGGCCCAGATCGGGATCGGGCTCAACGAAGGTGCCAAGCAGGCGAACATCGATATCGTGGGCGGGGAGACGGCCTCCCTCAAGGGCCTCGTGAACGGCCTCGACCTGGCCGGCACCTGCCTCGGGATGCAGAAGAAGGACAAGATCATTGCGGGCGACAAGATCAAACCGGGCGACACGATCATCGGGGTTTCGTCCACCGGCGTCCACAGCAACGGTCTCTCCCTTGCCCGCCGGGTTGTGGAGAAGTATGCGGGATATGACAAGAAGTTCAAAGGGAAGAAGACCTTCGGGCAGGAACTCCTCACTCCCACCCGGATCTACCACGAGAGCCTGTCGGTTGCCGCGTCCTGCACCGTGCACGGGATGTGCCATGTTACGGGAGGCGGACTCCTGAATTTCAAGCGGCTCAGCGAATACGGGTTCCTGTTCGATACACCGATCACGCCCCCGGAGATCTTCAGCTGGATCCAGAAGGCGGGCGACATAGCCCCTGGAGAGATGTACCGCACCTTCAACATGGGCATGGGTTACGCGTACGTTGTACCGAAAAAGAGCGTGCCCTGCGTGCTAGAGATGGTGAAAGGTGCGCAGGTTGTGGGCAAAGTCATCGAAGAACCGGGTGCCTGGCTCGGAAAGATCGAGATAACGTGA
- a CDS encoding HAMP domain-containing sensor histidine kinase — translation MRTWLCRPPVQALLVAVFLLAVLLPYWWLAALWCRDVLHTEDQQFAFITTTFLLVMVIADSAFLTRYYQAKRKHELSCMTEELRISEESLRITVKKLNLLSSITRHDIRNYLVGMKIYLDLARTTSGNREMTEEYLAKEEEIATAIERQLDFSRAYETLGAAHPNFQDLTACIGRAQAGLDLSGTRITLAGIPRVEIFADPLLQKVFHNLFDNSLRHAGHEMNAITIVIAETGDRLWITFEDNGCGIPTNLKERIFERGYGMNTGFGLFLIREILDITRITIKETGTSGAGARFEMTVPAGAYRILP, via the coding sequence TTGCGAACCTGGCTCTGCCGCCCGCCCGTCCAGGCGCTGCTGGTCGCGGTTTTTCTTCTTGCTGTTCTTCTTCCCTACTGGTGGCTTGCGGCTCTCTGGTGCCGGGATGTCCTGCACACGGAAGACCAGCAGTTTGCGTTCATAACAACGACCTTCCTTCTCGTGATGGTTATCGCGGACAGCGCCTTCCTCACCCGGTACTACCAGGCAAAGCGGAAGCACGAGCTCTCCTGCATGACCGAAGAACTCCGGATCAGCGAAGAATCGCTCCGGATCACGGTCAAAAAACTGAACCTGCTCTCCAGCATCACCCGCCACGATATCCGGAACTATCTTGTCGGCATGAAGATCTACCTGGATCTCGCCCGGACAACCTCCGGTAACCGGGAGATGACGGAGGAATATCTTGCAAAGGAAGAGGAGATCGCCACCGCGATCGAACGCCAGCTGGACTTTTCCCGGGCATACGAGACCCTCGGAGCCGCACATCCAAACTTCCAGGATCTTACCGCATGTATCGGGCGGGCGCAGGCCGGGCTCGATCTTTCCGGAACCCGAATAACCCTTGCCGGAATCCCCCGGGTCGAGATCTTTGCAGACCCCCTGCTCCAGAAAGTCTTCCACAATCTCTTCGATAACTCCCTCCGGCATGCGGGCCATGAGATGAATGCGATCACGATCGTCATTGCGGAAACGGGAGACCGGCTATGGATAACGTTCGAAGACAACGGGTGCGGTATTCCCACAAATCTGAAAGAGCGGATCTTCGAGCGGGGATATGGGATGAATACCGGATTCGGTCTCTTCCTGATCCGGGAGATCCTGGATATCACCCGGATCACCATCAAAGAGACCGGGACATCTGGTGCCGGTGCCAGGTTCGAGATGACGGTGCCGGCCGGTGCGTACCGGATCCTTCCGTGA